The following nucleotide sequence is from Sander vitreus isolate 19-12246 chromosome 3, sanVit1, whole genome shotgun sequence.
GAGATTCTGCACCAGGAATTTTGTTTCTACATAATTTTCCTAAACATGTAGGGTTTTCCTTATGATTATAAGGCTTAGGCGCAGCAGCCAAGCCTTTTTTGGGCATAACCTGGGCTGAATGAATATAAAATCAATGTGTGCATCAAATTTAACTGAAAGACTcctctcagatctaatgattgtagttggtccccagtggacttctgtAGCAAGTTTtctctttaagctttttgagtctttttttttattttccgcTCTCTTTTATAAAGTTTtagaaacatactgtacatggtaataataatggtgcAAAATGATGTacaattgcattttattttaattaacaaacatcacattttctttaGGAAGGTCCTCAGTATCTTCAAAAGCTTCATATCCCTACAAACAGTACAACCTAAGCCAAACATTTATGGAAGTCAATAAACCATTATACATAATAAAATTATTGAAAATGCGtcataaattaaaaaacaagaaatcatacatgttttcatcagactttaccagataaacacacaaaacataatatAAATTATTTGTTGACAACCCATAAGATATTTGAACTATTTAAATTTTAGTTTTTGAGAAATGCTAATTTTTTACGAGAACAGTGTAAAGATGTTTTGATGGTGTCACCTGCCATAGAATGGCCCTATGTATGTGTCATCTGCCTTAGATCTTTGACGCAAAAAGAATGAATACTCTAGCTGTTATGGCTTAATGCCAGTGTTAATGACTGCTTCagctttttcaaaatgttaacaCAGATATGGCAATAATAATAGtcaaaaatgatgtgaaattgcattttgtttttattgaaaaccTAGCAAATTTAATTCACAGGGGCTGCAACCAGCAATTTGCTCTTTAACATCAGTTTACATTTTACCAAAGATAAGACTTTTACATAGGGTACGTATTTTAGACGTTTGCAAACCAAACATTAAAGGGTTAAAGATTGGTTGGCAGGTCAGGAAGtataatgacaaaataatacGCAACATCATGGGTACACTGCTCATATTAAACCTGCTCTGTACTATTTCAAAGAAAGAACCAAAGAAAAAGTTGAGCAGGGAAGCGAGGTGAGGTGTGCAGGTACTGACAGCTTTCTGTCTGGTCTGTTTAGAACCAGAATAACACACTTTAAGGATCTTCATGTAGGTGTAAAGGATTACGATGAGAGGACAAAAGACTACAAGACAAGTGATAAAGAGTCCTTGAATGTTGTTCACTGTGGTGTCAAAGCAGGCAAGTTTGACAACAGAGTGGTTATCACAGTACACTTTGTTAATGATGTTTCCACACAGCTGTAAAGGAGCACTCAAAGATATTGTGACAGCAACTTCAGTAAATGGGAATAACCATGTTAGAGCAATAAGCATGGTAACCTTGTTAGATGTCATACGTGTGTTATATTGCAGAGGATAACAGATAGCAAGATATCTGTCATAAGACATAATggataaattaataaattgtaCAGTtccatatgcaaacacacaataaatctgcaggaaacagaagGGAGCAGAAATAGTGTGAATGTCAGAGAGGATCTGAACCAGAAGGAATGGAAACAATACTGTACTACCAAACAGTTCATTTACAAACAGGCTGCACAGAAAAAGATACATAGGTTCATGTAAGCTTCTGTTCTTAAAGATAACCACAATCAGCAAAAGATTGGCACAAATTATTAcagcataaaaacagataattaTCATGAACAATAAGTATTTAAAGAGCCCAATATTAAAGTATGCACTAAAAGTGAAATATGAAACCTGTGTAAAGTTTGTCATGATCAATCAACAATCAATTCTTACAATAACACAGATTCTCCAAACTTACCATCTCTTTTATTTAAAGTCAATATAATGTTAAGATTATAAAGGATAGAACACAGTTCATGACATTGCATGAATCCCTACATTTATCTGCAGTGACTGCTTTGCAACTGAGATGGAACTTTGTGTCTGCTTCCTTTAAACTCTTCAAGTCAGAGGATGTGATCATCAGCAGTCTGGCCTCATTATCACGTGACACATCTAACCTGTCTTGCATAAAGTACTCAAGAAATACTTGACAAGTATCttcccagaaaatgaatgaataagttaaagttaaagtcacattttagaatattacttgagtaaaagtctcaaagtatctgatatttactgtacttaattttagaaggaaaagaaagtgaagtttccagaaatataaataaccatgtaaagtacagatacgtgaaaactCGTACAGTTGtttgttacattacatcacTGCATCTAACTGATGTCTGAACATCTACTCTTAGCATATTAACATAGGTCAATAAAACATCTGCTTATCCCGCAATAGAGGCCCTAGTcccacattgccagaccttctggCTAGTTCtaacaacattcctggataggagaaaaaccatgaacctggtttattggcatttcttcaaaccgtTTGATGTAAACGTTGAGTTGTGTGTTCGTGCTTCAGTTCCTCTAGAGATGGGAGTTTTTCTGAGGGAACACTACTGTACCACTACTGGTACAGTCTGAAGGCGTATTATCTCGCCAAAACTATGGCAGACGTCCCCTTTCAGGTATGTTTTATAATCCAGAATACTCTACAACAACTATTGCAGCTTCCATTactattcaaatatatatagagctgcaaagattaattgattagttgtcaaatGTTAAATGAATTGCCAACtcttttgataatcgattcatcGGTTAAAGTAAAACttctgtgatgtcagcttgttaaatgttaatattttctagttccttcattcctctgtgacagtaaactgaatatctttgagttgtggatagtttttattttttttgttttgttgctttattGCAACAACTTTATTGATGTTTTAGGCTTTTTATGTTAATTTTTTCCACAGTGTAGGGgtgtttcaaaacatttttgtcgctttttttccCTTCGACGTTCTCGGCCCTTCTTTCGACTTTTTTACATAAAAGTAAAAACTTGTGTGATTGCAGcttattaaatgtgaatatgttctagtttcttctgtgttttgtgttttaagcccccactgTGCgttggccctgaagtgcaaatcacaacagcaaatagaaaaacacaacagcaaatatgaaaacacttcaacaaatcataaaacacaacggcaaataggaaaaccatccatccatcttcatccgcttatccggtatcgggtcgcgggggtagcagctccagcaggggaccccaaacttccctttcccgagccacattaaccagctccgactgggggatcccgaggcgttcccaggccaggttgaagatataatccctccacctagtcctgggtcttccccgaggcctcctcccagctggacgtccctccacctagtcctgggtcttccccggggcctcctctcagctggacgtccctccacctagtcctgggtcttccccgagacctcctctcagcgacgtccctccacctagtcctgggtcttccccgaggcctcctcccagctggacgtccctccacctagtcctgggtgttccccgaggcctcctcccagctggacggccctccacctagtcctgggtcttccccgaggcctcctctcagctggatgtccctacacctagtcctgggtcttccccgaggcctcctcccagctggacgtccctccacctagtcctgggtcttccccgaggcctcctcccagctggacgtccctccacctagtcctgggtgttccccgaggcctcctcccagctggacggccctccacctagtcctgggtcttccccgaggcctcttcccagctggacgtccctccacctagtcctgggtcttccccgaggcctcttcccagctggacgtccctccacctagtcctgggtcttccccgaggcctcctcccagctggacgtccctccacctagtcctgggtcttccccgagggctcctcccagctggacgtgcctggaacacctccctagggaggcacccagggggcatcctgtAATGGCAAAAATTATACTTGAGcactgttctttttttatttttatgtttttattaacacatAGCCTTCTCTCAGCACTActgaaagaacagtttgtctcCCCTTATCATGTTGATTAGATCCTGCTTAAACTGCTGAGACAGAAAATCTGGGAGACGAAGCATAGGCCCTTTGTTTAAACTGATAAACTACAAGGACACTATAAACCATCTTCCTTCCCAGATCCGTTCCTCCCTAGTCAGTTACGATGTCCGGGGAATGTGACCCCAGATGTGAAAGTGGGGGACAGGGGATAAGGTGAAGTGGGTTTATGACACCTTGGGAGATTTAGAAAGGTATCTGACAAGATCTTTATCTTTATGTGCATGTTAACCTATAACCTGTTAACCTTATCTGGACGCTgtctgtgagaaaatgtaaacCATTGTTGTAGGTAGATCATGTTTGAATTGTCACTCCCCTTTTCCCAATGTGCATTTAAgctcagtgtttctgtgactcaTTTGAAGAATCGGTACTCACTGAGCTGCTTGTGCTTTTGTGACTCTGTTATTCttcctatatttgcaaatatattcTAATAAATATGAAAACCCTAACTTGGTTCAGTTCTCCGACTGTCTTATTTGTTACATTCACTAAACTTTGAAACCTCCACCCCTGCTGGACCAGAAACTTTCATTACGACTTGGTGTCAGAAGTGGGATCAGCTGTGGAGAGGCAGACAAGAGCGGCTCCGTAGGTGACTGAGGACTCGCGATCCGGGATCAAACCATTTCCGCCTCTACCTCGCCCAAAAAGGCATTCAGAGAGAGAGGATCAGACACTGCGGAGGGCTCTACTGACACACTGACCTTCAAGAAAAACGGAAGCAATttcacacagcagggtaagaTCAAACTCTGATTTAAATTGAATTAAGAGTAATTTGAATTGGCTGTAGTTGGAAACAAACACTGACTTTGGAAACTAAAGTAAGATAACCAGTGTTAGGTTGTTTTGTANNNNNNNNNNNNNNNNNNNNNNNNNNNNNNNNNNNNNNNNNNNNNNNNNNNNNNNNNNNNNNNNNNNNNNNNNNNNNNNNNNNNNNNNNNNNNNNNNNNNNNNNNNNNNNNNNNNNNNNNNNNNNNNNNNNNNNNNNNNNNNNNNNNNNNNNNNNNNNNNNNNNNNNNNNNNNNNNNNNNNNNNNNNNNNNNNNNNNNNNNNNNNNNNNNNNNNNNNNNNNNNNNNNNNNNNNNNNNNNNNNNNNNNNNNNNNNNNNNNNNNNNNNNNNNNNNNNNNNNNNNNNNNNNNNNNNNNNNNNNNNNNNNNNNNNNNNNNNNNNNNNNNNNNNNNNNNNNNNNNNNNNNNNNNNNNNNNNNNNNNNNNNNNNNNNNNNNNNNNNNNNNNNNNNNNNNNNNNNNNNNNNNNNNNNNNNNNNNNNNNNNNNNNNNNNNNNNNNNNNNNNNNNNNNNNNNNNNNNNNNNNNNNNNNNNNNNNNNNNNNNNNNNNNNNNNNNNNNNNNNNNNNNNNNNNNNNNNNNNNNNNNNNNNNNNNNNNNNNNNNNNNNNNNNNNNNNNNNNNNNNNNNNNNNNNNNNNNNNNNNNNNNNNNNNNNNNNNNNNNNNNNNNNNNNNNNNNNNNNNNNNNNNNNNNNNNNNNNNNNNNNNNNNNNNNNNNNNNNNNNNNNNNNNNNNNNNNNNNNNNNNNNNNNNNNNNNNNNNNNNNNNNNNNNNNNNNNNNNNNNNNNNNNNNNNNNNNNNNNNNNNNNNNNNNNNNNNNNNNNNNNNNNNNNNNNNNNNNNNNNNNNNNNNNNNNNNNNNNNNNNNNNNNNNNNNNNNNNNNNNNNNNNNNNNNNNNNNNNNNNNNNNNNNNNNNNNNNNNNNNNNNNNNNNNNNNNNNNNNNNNNNNNNNNNNNNNNNNNNNNNNNNNNNNNNNNNNNNNNNNNNNNNNNNNNNNNNNNNNNNNNNNNNNNNNNNNNNNNNNNNNNNNNNNNNNNNNNNNNNNNNNNNNNNNNNNNNNNNNNNNNNNNNNNNNNNNNNNNNNNNNNNNNNNNNNNNNNNNNNNNNNNNNNNNNNNNNNNNNNNNNNNNNNNNNNNNNNNNNNNNNNNNNNNNNNNNNNNNNNNNNNNNNNNNNNNNNNNNNNNNNNNNNNNNNNNNNNNNNNNNNNNNNNNNNNNNNNNNNNNNNNNNNNNNNNNNNNNNNNNNNNNNNNNNNNNNNNNNNNNNNNNNNNNNNNNNNNNNNNNNNNNNNNNNNNNNNNNNNNNNNNNNNNNNNNNNNNNNNNNNNNNNNNNNNNNNNNNNNNNNNNNNNNNNNNNNNNNNNNNNNNNNNNNNNNNNNNNNNNNNNNNNNNNNNNNNNNNNNNNNNNNNNNNNNNNNNNNNNNNNNNNNNNNNNNNNNNNNNNNNNNNNNNNNNNNNNNNNNNNNNNNNNNNNNNNNNNNNNNNNNNNNNNNNNNNNNNNNNNNNNNNNNNNNNNNNNNNNNNNNNNNNNNNNNNNNNNNNNNNNNNNNNNNNNNNNNNNNNNNNNNNNNNNNNNNNNNNNNNNNNNNNNNNNNNNNNNNNNNNNNNNNNNNNNNNNNNNNNNNNNNNNNNNNNNNNNNNNNNNNNNNNNNNNNNNNNNNNNNNNNNNNNNNNNNNNNNNNNNNNNNNNNNNNNNNNNNNNNNNNNNNNNNNNNNNNNNNNNNNNNNNNNNNNNNNNNNNNNNNNNNNNNNNNNNNNNNNNNNNNNNNNNNNNNNNNNNNNNNNNNNNNNNNNNNNNNNNNNNNNNNNNNNNNNNNNNNNNNNNNNNNNNNNNNNNNNNNNNNNNNNNNNNNNNNNNNNNNNNNNNNNNNNNNNNNNNNNNNNNNNNNNNNNNNNNNNNNNNNNNNNNNNNNNNNNNNNNNNNNNNNNNNNNNNNNNNNNNNNNNNNNNNNNNNNNNNNNNNNNNNNNNNNNNNNNNNNNNNNNNNNNNNNNNNNNNNNNNNNNNNNNNNNNNNNNNNNNNNNNNNNNNNNNNNNNNNNNNNNNNNNNNNNNNNNNNNNNNNNNNNNNNNNNNNNNNNNNNNNNNNNNNNNNNNNNNNNNNNNNNNNNNNNNNNNNNNNNNNNNNNNNNNNNNNNNNNNNNNNNNNNNNNNNNNNNNNNNNNNNNNNNNNNNNNNNNNNNNNNNNNNNNNNNNNNNNNNNNNNNNNNNNNNNNNNNNNNNNNNNNNNNNNNNNNNNNNNNNNNNNNNNNNNNNNNNNNNNNNNNNNNNNNNNNNNNNNNNNNNNNNNNNNNNNNNNNNNNNNNNNNNNNNNNNNNNNNNNNNNNNNNNNNNNNNNNNNNNNNNNNNNNNNNNNNNNNNNNNNNNNNNNNNNNNNNNNNNNNNNNNNNNNNNNNNNNNNNNNNNNNNNNNNNNNNNNNNNNNNNNNNNNNNNNNNNNNNNNNNNNNNNNNNNNNNNNNNNNNNNNNNNNNNNNNNNNNNNNNNNNNNNNNNNNNNNNNNNNNNNNNNNNNNNNNNNNNNNNNNNNNNNNNNNNNNNNNNNNNNNNNNNNNNNNNNNNNNNNNNNNNNNNNNN
It contains:
- the LOC144516024 gene encoding olfactory receptor 11A1-like, which produces MTNFTQVSYFTFSAYFNIGLFKYLLFMIIICFYAVIICANLLLIVVIFKNRSLHEPMYLFLCSLFVNELFGSTVLFPFLLVQILSDIHTISAPFCFLQIYCVFAYGTVQFINLSIMSYDRYLAICYPLQYNTRMTSNKVTMLIALTWLFPFTEVAVTISLSAPLQLCGNIINKVYCDNHSVVKLACFDTTVNNIQGLFITCLVVFCPLIVILYTYMKILKVCYSGSKQTRQKAVSTCTPHLASLLNFFFGSFFEIVQSRFNMSSVPMMLRIILSLYFLTCQPIFNPLMFGLQTSKIRTLCKSLIFGKM